The Pseudomonas sp. Marseille-Q3773 DNA window GTTAGAATGTTTAGTCATTTACATATCATTTTGTTTTATGTGAGGAGTGCCCGGCGGGTCACTTGTCCGGATAGCGGCTGGCCGCCGTACCCACGGCGCGCTTCCCTGCATGGCCTCGCTCACGGATAATCCGGGCAATCCAATAAACAGCCTGTGAGTGGGTATGAGTGATTCCGTAGTCAGCCTCGGCCAGCCTGAAATCGAAGGGGGGCGCAAGACGCGCAAGAACAACCCCGAGAAAACGCGTGAGGACATCCTTCAGGCCGCCATCCACGAGTTCGTCCAGCAAGGCCTGGCCGGTGCCCGTGTTGACGCCATCGCCGAGCGCACCGCCACCTCCAAGCGCATGATCTACTACTACTTCGGCAGCAAGGAGCAGCTGTACTGCGAGTGCCTGGTCAAGTTGTACGGGGACATCCGCAAGACCGAGCAGAGTCTGGACCTGGAGTCGCTGCCGGCCGAGCAGGCGATCCGCCGGCTGGTGGAATTCACCTTCGACCACCACGACCGCAACGTCGACTTCGTGCGGATCATCTGTACCGAGAACATTCACTATGGCGAGTACGTGAAGCAGTCGCCGGCGATCCGCGAAATGAGCAGCCTGGTGCTCGAGGCGCTGGGCAATACCTTGCGCCGTGGTGTCGAGGAAGGGGTGTTCCGCGCCGGCATCGAGGTCCTCGACCTGCACATGCTGATGAGTTCGTTCTGCTTCTACCGGGTGTCGAACCGCCATACCTTTGGCGAGATCTTCCAGATCGACCTTTCCGCTGACGAGGTCAAGCAGCGCCACAAAGCCATGATCTGTGATGCCGTGCTGCGCTATATCCGCGCCTGAGCGGCATTTTCGCGTGGCTTGAGCGGCCCTTCATTCGCCCAGCCGCTGCTCACGCGACGGCGGGTAGCCGAAGTACGCGGCATAGCATTTGCTGAAGTGCGACACCGAGACGAAACCGCAGGCCACTGCCACCTCCATCACCGACAGGTCGGAGTACTGCAGCAGGCGGCGGCTCTTGGTGATGCGCAACTCCATGTAGTAGCGCCGCGGCGAGGTGCCCAGCTGGGCCTGGAACAGGCGGTCGATCTGCCGCCGCGAGCGCCCGCTGTAGGCAGCCAGCTGGTCGAGGCTGAGGGTTTCCTCGAGGTTGTTCTCCATCAGCTCGACGATGGTGCGCAGGTGCAGGCTCATGGACTTCTTCGCCCCCGGGCCAACCTGGCGGTAGCGGGCGCCGGAGAACGACAGGATCTCTTCGACGCCTTCGGCCAGGCCGTCGCCATACAGCCGGCGCACCAGGCCCAGCATCAGCTCCATGGCGCCATTGGGGCTGGCGGCACTGAGGCGGTCGCGATCGAGGGTGAAGCTGGCCGGGGTGATGCGCGTTTGCGGGCTGCGTTCACTCAGGCTGGCGCGCTGCTCGGGGTGGATGCTGCAGCCGTAGTCGTCCAGCACCCCGGCGCGGCCAAGGAACCAGGCACCGTTCCACAGGCCGCCCAGGGCCATGCCATGGCTGGCGCAGTCGCCCAGCAGGCGGTCAAGTTCCGGATACTTC harbors:
- a CDS encoding TetR/AcrR family transcriptional regulator, producing the protein MSDSVVSLGQPEIEGGRKTRKNNPEKTREDILQAAIHEFVQQGLAGARVDAIAERTATSKRMIYYYFGSKEQLYCECLVKLYGDIRKTEQSLDLESLPAEQAIRRLVEFTFDHHDRNVDFVRIICTENIHYGEYVKQSPAIREMSSLVLEALGNTLRRGVEEGVFRAGIEVLDLHMLMSSFCFYRVSNRHTFGEIFQIDLSADEVKQRHKAMICDAVLRYIRA
- a CDS encoding GlxA family transcriptional regulator encodes the protein MPTPRQFSKKTSTSNMLRLKSTSANIQAPYRVDFVLLEHFSMASFTVAMDVLVTANLLRADSFRFTPLSLDGDRVLSDLGLELVATEVSAEALKELDLLVICGGLRTPLKYPELDRLLGDCASHGMALGGLWNGAWFLGRAGVLDDYGCSIHPEQRASLSERSPQTRITPASFTLDRDRLSAASPNGAMELMLGLVRRLYGDGLAEGVEEILSFSGARYRQVGPGAKKSMSLHLRTIVELMENNLEETLSLDQLAAYSGRSRRQIDRLFQAQLGTSPRRYYMELRITKSRRLLQYSDLSVMEVAVACGFVSVSHFSKCYAAYFGYPPSREQRLGE